A portion of the Candidatus Krumholzibacteriota bacterium genome contains these proteins:
- a CDS encoding helix-turn-helix domain-containing protein, with protein sequence MVKQQQHDYGSIIIGGHDDISEVMTSVEAAEYLKMHVKTVCRLAKEKKIPAKKVGSEWRFLRSVLDRWLSQEEVTSTVE encoded by the coding sequence ATGGTGAAACAACAGCAGCACGATTACGGCAGTATCATCATCGGTGGGCATGACGACATCAGTGAAGTTATGACTTCGGTCGAGGCGGCAGAGTACCTGAAGATGCATGTCAAGACGGTATGCCGCCTGGCGAAAGAAAAGAAGATCCCGGCCAAGAAGGTAGGAAGCGAGTGGCGTTTTCTTCGAAGTGTGCTTGACAGATGGCTTTCCCAGGAAGAGGTCACCAGTACGGTGGAGTAG